One genomic region from Parerythrobacter aestuarii encodes:
- a CDS encoding CoA pyrophosphatase, translating to MSELFDRLKRVFDDGHGYPHPDLITDVRFAEGRPKPAAVLIPVTDRPEPGVILTRRPDDLRSHPGQVAFPGGKIDEGETPLEAALREAEEELALPREAVRVIGATDNYITGTGFDITPVLGVIPPDLPLVPNPGEVESWFEVPLAELFDRNNYDRHSAFWKGAERHYYEWHYEGYRIWGVTAAIIANLSHRLELTELFD from the coding sequence ATGAGCGAGCTGTTCGATCGCCTCAAGCGCGTGTTCGATGATGGCCACGGCTATCCGCATCCCGACCTCATAACCGATGTGCGGTTTGCCGAAGGAAGACCCAAGCCTGCCGCCGTGCTGATCCCGGTGACCGACCGGCCCGAGCCCGGCGTCATCCTCACCCGCCGCCCCGACGATCTGCGCAGCCATCCCGGGCAGGTCGCATTCCCCGGCGGCAAGATCGACGAAGGCGAAACCCCGCTCGAAGCGGCACTGCGCGAGGCGGAGGAAGAGCTAGCGCTGCCGCGCGAGGCCGTACGCGTGATCGGTGCTACAGACAATTACATCACCGGCACCGGCTTCGACATCACCCCGGTGCTGGGCGTGATCCCGCCTGACCTGCCGCTGGTCCCCAATCCCGGCGAAGTCGAGAGCTGGTTCGAAGTCCCGCTCGCCGAGCTGTTCGACCGCAACAATTACGACCGCCACAGCGCGTTCTGGAAAGGGGCGGAACGGCATTACTACGAGTGGCATTACGAAGGCTACCGCATCTGGGGCGTCACCGCCGCGATCATCGCCAACCTGTCGCACCGGCTGGAATTGACCGAGTTGTTCGACTAG
- a CDS encoding DUF1285 domain-containing protein encodes MPYQPPPKLAELTLAEIAEQVAARKLPPVEGWAPEREGDSHMRIAADGRWYHEGGEIKRQAMVRAFSGLLRRDDAGQHWLVTPFEKLTIEVEDAALVAVDMAEREGSLAFRLNTDELVVADKVHPLISRGDAETPALYILVRNGVEARLNRSTYEQLAEHALAQGDDWTVTSGGETFSLLPA; translated from the coding sequence ATGCCCTACCAACCGCCGCCCAAACTGGCTGAACTGACGCTCGCCGAGATCGCCGAGCAGGTTGCCGCGCGCAAGCTGCCGCCGGTCGAAGGCTGGGCTCCCGAGCGCGAGGGCGACAGCCATATGCGCATCGCTGCCGACGGGCGCTGGTACCATGAGGGTGGCGAGATAAAACGACAAGCCATGGTCCGCGCTTTCTCCGGCCTGCTCCGCCGCGACGATGCCGGTCAGCACTGGCTCGTCACGCCGTTCGAGAAGCTGACCATCGAAGTCGAGGACGCCGCGCTGGTCGCGGTCGACATGGCCGAGCGCGAAGGCAGCCTCGCCTTCCGCCTCAACACCGACGAGCTGGTGGTTGCAGACAAAGTTCATCCGTTGATCTCGCGCGGCGATGCCGAAACCCCTGCGCTCTACATCCTTGTCCGCAACGGAGTGGAAGCGCGGCTCAACCGCAGCACCTACGAGCAGCTGGCCGAACATGCGCTAGCGCAAGGCGACGACTGGACCGTTACCAGCGGGGGCGAGACCTTCTCGTTGCTGCCGGCATGA
- a CDS encoding GNAT family N-acetyltransferase, producing MATLVPLTAVDPALIEQLLDEAFGPDRHARTAYRIREGSHWLEALSFAALDDDDFLVGTIQLWPVALATPDGRGHPLLMVGPVAVMPALQGEGYGKALMGAALGAIDAMADGDTPPLPQVLIGDAEYYGRWGFSAEHTGGWHCPGPYDPSRLLLRCANPGILPAQGMLGPWAG from the coding sequence ATGGCGACGCTTGTGCCCCTTACCGCGGTCGATCCCGCACTGATCGAGCAATTGCTCGACGAGGCTTTCGGGCCGGACCGGCACGCGCGCACCGCCTATCGCATTCGCGAAGGATCGCATTGGCTGGAAGCGCTGAGCTTTGCTGCGCTCGATGATGACGATTTCCTCGTCGGTACCATCCAGCTGTGGCCGGTCGCACTGGCGACGCCTGATGGGCGCGGCCATCCCCTGCTGATGGTCGGACCGGTGGCGGTGATGCCGGCGCTGCAGGGTGAAGGCTACGGCAAGGCGCTGATGGGCGCGGCGCTGGGCGCAATCGATGCGATGGCCGATGGCGACACTCCGCCGCTGCCGCAGGTGCTGATCGGCGATGCGGAATACTATGGCCGGTGGGGCTTCAGCGCCGAGCATACCGGCGGCTGGCACTGCCCCGGCCCCTATGACCCGTCGCGGCTGCTGCTGCGGTGTGCAAACCCCGGCATATTGCCTGCACAGGGCATGCTGGGGCCCTGGGCGGGATAA
- a CDS encoding PQQ-dependent sugar dehydrogenase, with product MNQTRTNLLALMSLPAIALASCGSTNSGDSGVHSASYETTALGEFDRPWAIAFAPGTPIVFITEKAGTMKFVDTETGVTGEVTGVPEVDYGGQGGFGDVAFLPSEASDVLDRRTIYLSWVEAGDGDTRGAVVGKGTLICGETADDCRIEGLEVIWRQAPKVTGRGHYSHKIAFSPDGQYLYISSGDRQKMDPAQDTSNTLGTVVRLNLDGTPAAGNPLADQGSPSDQIWSWGHRNLLGLQFAPDGSLWDVEHGPAGGDELNKVERGTNYGWPVVSDGDHYNGDKIPNHATHPEFKPAAIGWTPVIAPGDFIFYTGDAFPGWKGDALITGLSTEALIEVAIEGDTATEQARYDFGARLRDIAQGPDGSVWLIEDGEGGRLLKVSPAS from the coding sequence ATGAACCAGACACGCACCAATCTTCTCGCCCTCATGTCCCTCCCCGCCATCGCGCTCGCAAGTTGCGGCTCGACCAATTCGGGGGATAGCGGGGTTCACTCCGCCAGTTACGAAACCACTGCGCTCGGCGAATTCGATCGTCCATGGGCCATCGCCTTTGCGCCGGGAACGCCAATTGTCTTCATCACCGAGAAGGCCGGGACGATGAAGTTCGTTGATACTGAAACCGGCGTCACTGGGGAGGTGACGGGCGTCCCCGAGGTCGACTATGGCGGCCAAGGCGGCTTTGGCGATGTTGCTTTCCTGCCTAGCGAAGCCTCCGATGTGCTTGACCGGCGCACGATCTACCTGAGCTGGGTCGAGGCAGGCGACGGTGACACCCGCGGCGCGGTCGTCGGCAAGGGCACGCTGATCTGCGGCGAAACCGCTGATGACTGCCGCATCGAAGGGCTCGAAGTGATCTGGCGCCAGGCACCCAAGGTGACCGGGCGCGGCCACTATTCGCACAAGATCGCTTTCTCGCCCGACGGGCAATATCTCTACATCTCCAGCGGCGACCGGCAGAAGATGGACCCGGCGCAGGATACCTCCAACACGCTGGGCACGGTGGTTCGTCTGAACCTCGACGGGACGCCCGCCGCAGGCAACCCGCTGGCGGATCAGGGCAGCCCGTCGGACCAGATCTGGTCGTGGGGTCACCGCAACCTGCTGGGCCTGCAATTCGCGCCCGACGGCAGCCTGTGGGATGTCGAGCACGGTCCCGCCGGCGGCGATGAGCTCAACAAGGTCGAGCGCGGCACAAACTACGGCTGGCCGGTCGTCTCGGATGGTGACCACTATAATGGTGACAAGATCCCCAACCATGCCACCCACCCTGAATTCAAGCCCGCTGCCATCGGCTGGACCCCGGTCATCGCGCCGGGTGACTTCATCTTCTACACCGGCGATGCGTTCCCCGGCTGGAAGGGCGATGCGCTGATCACCGGGCTTTCGACCGAGGCGTTGATCGAAGTCGCCATTGAGGGTGACACCGCCACCGAACAGGCCCGCTATGACTTCGGCGCGCGGCTGCGGGATATCGCGCAGGGTCCGGACGGCAGCGTGTGGCTGATCGAGGATGGCGAAGGCGGCCGGCTGCTCAAGGTCAGCCCGGCTTCCTGA
- a CDS encoding ribonuclease HII: MFAATPEVSFVSRLEGQKLVFGVDEAGRGPLAGPVVAGAVLLGEDYPQGLDDSKKLTAKRREALDEAIRAHCAWGVGVVGVDDIDRLNILGATMLAMSLAVGHLVEALGCEPDNVLIDGNLTPHGRCEKWRWPARAIVGGDGSEPAISAASIVAKEWRDRMMIAAAEEHPHYGWERNKGYGSAEHMEALRTHGPTPLHRKSFAPVAQLSLI; the protein is encoded by the coding sequence ATGTTTGCTGCAACTCCCGAAGTGTCGTTCGTTTCCCGGTTGGAGGGGCAAAAACTCGTCTTTGGCGTCGACGAGGCCGGGCGCGGGCCGCTGGCAGGACCGGTGGTCGCGGGTGCTGTCTTGCTGGGCGAGGACTATCCGCAAGGTCTCGACGATTCCAAGAAGCTGACCGCCAAACGGCGCGAAGCGCTCGACGAAGCGATCCGCGCGCACTGCGCCTGGGGCGTCGGCGTGGTCGGGGTCGATGACATCGACAGGCTCAACATTCTCGGTGCGACCATGCTGGCCATGAGCCTCGCCGTCGGCCACCTGGTCGAAGCGCTGGGCTGCGAGCCGGACAATGTGCTTATCGACGGCAACCTCACCCCACACGGACGCTGTGAGAAATGGCGCTGGCCGGCCCGGGCGATCGTCGGCGGCGATGGCAGCGAGCCCGCGATCTCTGCCGCCAGTATCGTCGCCAAGGAATGGCGCGACCGGATGATGATCGCTGCGGCTGAAGAGCATCCGCACTATGGCTGGGAGCGCAACAAGGGCTATGGCAGCGCCGAACATATGGAGGCCCTGCGCACCCATGGTCCGACGCCGCTCCACCGCAAGAGCTTCGCCCCGGTGGCACAGCTGTCGCTGATTTGA
- a CDS encoding calcium/sodium antiporter — MTTAIFAIIGGLIALAIGGELLVRGAVALARKLGISNLLTGLVIVGAATSMPEMVASIEAALMGSPGIAWGNVAGSNIANSLLILGATALIAPIAITGIGKRDAAVGVGASLVLWALTWWQLGSPWIGFGLLALLAAYIAWRYSHPRVAADEDEGEGGELALGFAVALTAGGVAVLVLGGNWLVSGAIEIARMAGISETVIGLTIIAIGTSLPELAASAAAAFRGKPGLAIGNVVGSNIYNILLIGGTTMAIAPVAIPRELVALQLPLVAGSAALIWALLAFGQRIGRITGGLLLAAFAANTALQFA, encoded by the coding sequence ATGACCACAGCCATTTTCGCTATCATCGGTGGCCTCATTGCGCTTGCCATCGGGGGGGAACTGCTCGTGCGCGGCGCGGTGGCGTTGGCGCGCAAGCTCGGCATCTCAAACCTTCTGACGGGGCTGGTGATCGTTGGGGCGGCGACCTCCATGCCGGAAATGGTGGCAAGCATAGAAGCCGCCTTGATGGGCTCGCCAGGCATCGCCTGGGGCAATGTCGCCGGATCCAATATCGCGAACTCGCTCCTGATCCTGGGCGCAACCGCGCTGATTGCGCCGATTGCCATTACCGGGATCGGCAAGCGCGATGCTGCCGTCGGCGTCGGTGCGTCGCTGGTATTGTGGGCGCTGACATGGTGGCAACTGGGGTCGCCATGGATCGGCTTTGGACTGCTGGCGCTGCTCGCTGCCTACATCGCCTGGCGCTATTCGCACCCGCGCGTGGCGGCAGATGAGGATGAGGGCGAAGGCGGCGAGCTGGCGCTGGGTTTTGCCGTTGCGCTGACCGCAGGAGGCGTGGCTGTCCTTGTGCTAGGCGGGAACTGGTTGGTCAGCGGGGCGATCGAGATTGCCCGCATGGCCGGGATCAGCGAGACAGTGATCGGGTTGACCATCATCGCCATCGGAACCTCGCTGCCTGAGCTCGCCGCCTCCGCTGCGGCCGCCTTCCGGGGCAAGCCGGGCCTCGCCATCGGCAATGTTGTCGGCTCCAATATCTACAACATCCTGCTGATCGGAGGTACGACCATGGCCATCGCGCCGGTTGCCATCCCGCGTGAGCTGGTGGCGCTGCAATTGCCGCTTGTGGCCGGCTCTGCGGCGCTGATCTGGGCGCTGCTGGCGTTCGGCCAGCGGATCGGACGCATTACCGGCGGGTTGCTGTTGGCCGCCTTCGCCGCCAACACCGCGCTGCAGTTCGCCTAA
- a CDS encoding sulfotransferase family protein — protein MALKVIGAGLGRNATFSTKFALEHIGFGPCYHMAEVFASARRNVPLWLDVVNGKPDWDAVFDGYESTTDYPACSYWRELADYYPEAKVVLTTRDPDSWFESVSDTIFSEAMQGHLVGTPTGDMMQGAIFDFFDGGDIRNRAFMTDWYAKRNQQVIDTLPAERLLVFHPKDGWEPLCRFLGVEVPPEPFPRVNSRDELQHANSEEEGMAKTPEEAEAFGRRYIDELRAKAFRS, from the coding sequence ATGGCTCTCAAGGTGATCGGCGCCGGCCTCGGCCGCAATGCCACGTTCTCGACCAAGTTCGCGCTGGAGCACATCGGCTTCGGCCCGTGTTACCACATGGCCGAGGTGTTCGCCTCAGCCCGCCGCAACGTGCCGCTGTGGCTCGATGTCGTGAACGGCAAGCCGGACTGGGATGCGGTTTTCGACGGCTATGAGTCGACCACCGACTACCCCGCCTGCAGCTATTGGCGCGAGCTGGCCGATTATTACCCAGAGGCGAAGGTGGTGCTGACCACGCGCGATCCCGACAGCTGGTTTGAATCGGTCTCGGACACGATCTTTTCCGAGGCCATGCAGGGACACCTGGTGGGCACGCCGACTGGCGACATGATGCAGGGCGCGATCTTCGACTTCTTCGACGGCGGCGACATCCGCAACCGTGCCTTCATGACCGACTGGTATGCGAAGCGGAACCAGCAGGTGATCGACACGCTGCCGGCCGAGCGCCTGCTGGTGTTCCACCCCAAGGACGGGTGGGAGCCGCTGTGCCGCTTCCTGGGCGTCGAGGTGCCGCCGGAACCCTTCCCCCGGGTCAACAGCCGCGACGAATTGCAGCATGCCAATAGCGAGGAAGAGGGGATGGCGAAGACGCCGGAAGAGGCCGAAGCCTTCGGCCGCCGCTATATCGACGAGCTGCGCGCCAAGGCTTTCAGGTCTTAG
- a CDS encoding site-specific DNA-methyltransferase — MGVVETTKQRVMRAPKPVAVPKEALPLGQILSGDCVEAMRSLPDASVDLVFADPPYNLQLGGDLNRPDGSHVDAVTDHWDQFDSFKVYDDFTRDWLTEAKRILKPDGALWVIGSYHNIYRVGAILQDLGFWILNDIVWRKTNPMPNFRGTRFTNAHETLLWASQGEKAKYHFNYTAMKTLNDELQMRSDWVIPICNGAERLKENGTKAHPTQKPEALLYRVLLATTEKGDVVVDPFFGTGTTGAVAKRLGRHWIGCEREDFYRGVAMKRIEKELPLDESALKVMQSKRAAPKVAFGALVEAGFLKPGTEVFDKKRRWVATVRADGSLAYEKQTGSIHGLGKDLQGAPSCNGWTFWHYEDEGVVKPLDAARQLYLLAVED, encoded by the coding sequence ATGGGGGTCGTGGAGACCACGAAACAGCGCGTGATGCGTGCGCCGAAACCGGTTGCGGTGCCGAAGGAAGCGCTGCCCCTGGGGCAGATCCTGAGCGGTGACTGCGTGGAAGCGATGCGTTCGCTGCCCGATGCTTCGGTCGATCTCGTCTTCGCCGATCCGCCTTACAACCTCCAGCTCGGCGGCGATCTCAACCGGCCGGACGGCAGCCATGTCGATGCCGTCACCGATCACTGGGACCAGTTCGATAGCTTCAAGGTTTATGACGATTTCACAAGGGATTGGCTGACGGAAGCAAAGCGCATTCTCAAGCCCGACGGCGCGCTGTGGGTGATCGGCAGCTATCACAATATCTACCGCGTCGGCGCGATCTTGCAGGATCTCGGCTTCTGGATCCTCAACGACATCGTCTGGCGCAAGACCAACCCGATGCCCAATTTCCGCGGCACCCGCTTCACCAATGCGCATGAGACGCTGCTGTGGGCGAGCCAGGGCGAGAAGGCGAAATACCACTTCAACTACACCGCCATGAAGACATTGAATGACGAGCTGCAGATGCGCAGCGACTGGGTCATCCCGATCTGCAACGGGGCCGAGCGGCTGAAGGAAAACGGCACCAAGGCGCACCCGACGCAAAAGCCCGAGGCACTGCTTTATCGCGTGCTGCTGGCGACGACCGAAAAGGGCGACGTAGTGGTCGACCCGTTCTTCGGAACCGGCACCACCGGCGCGGTCGCCAAGCGGCTGGGCCGCCACTGGATCGGCTGCGAGCGCGAGGATTTCTATCGCGGCGTGGCGATGAAGCGGATCGAGAAAGAACTCCCGCTCGACGAAAGCGCGCTCAAGGTCATGCAATCGAAGCGCGCCGCGCCCAAGGTGGCCTTCGGTGCGCTGGTCGAGGCAGGCTTCCTCAAGCCCGGCACCGAAGTGTTCGACAAGAAACGCCGCTGGGTCGCGACCGTGCGCGCCGACGGCTCGCTGGCGTATGAGAAGCAGACCGGCAGTATCCACGGCCTCGGCAAGGACCTGCAAGGCGCCCCCAGCTGCAACGGCTGGACCTTCTGGCATTACGAGGACGAGGGTGTGGTCAAGCCGCTGGACGCTGCGCGGCAGCTGTATCTGCTGGCGGTGGAGGATTGA
- a CDS encoding PIN-like domain-containing protein, with product MTLYFDRNFGKKFPQALSSLKCPFEVRSHDGERFPHNMPDDEWLHIVGPQGWIVCSHDAKWQDESAARKAIEQHKIGCFYLWGASSIGFFKLKSLAHNYDKIVKVCGAEKRPFIYKVTAGNRLKKVL from the coding sequence CTGACTCTCTACTTTGACCGAAACTTCGGCAAGAAGTTTCCGCAGGCGCTCTCATCTTTGAAGTGCCCCTTCGAAGTGCGCTCACATGATGGTGAGCGGTTCCCTCACAACATGCCCGACGATGAATGGCTCCATATCGTTGGACCTCAAGGCTGGATCGTCTGTAGTCACGACGCCAAATGGCAAGATGAAAGCGCCGCCCGGAAAGCGATTGAGCAGCACAAAATCGGGTGCTTTTATCTTTGGGGAGCAAGCTCCATCGGCTTCTTCAAGCTCAAGAGCCTAGCTCACAACTATGACAAAATAGTCAAAGTTTGTGGGGCCGAGAAACGACCCTTCATCTATAAGGTCACGGCGGGAAATCGACTGAAGAAGGTGCTCTAG
- a CDS encoding DUF433 domain-containing protein produces MNAAASEREFWRARLYVPNYRIGEAARYAHLSSQTVAKWHSKPGSNHKSTLSVKPKGASLSYLQLIEVAVVSSFRKSGVTLKKIAAAREYLAKQLEAEFPFAEYRFKTDGKDLWMDYAQFEANSGDKTLLAASRGGQLAWSDIIGRLQEFDYENDGGLAIRWHVAGRNEGVIIDPRLQFGAPSVEGVATWAFKGRWDAGEEIDEIADDFGIANLDVITALRFEGVDVEAGRQTRH; encoded by the coding sequence ATGAACGCGGCTGCATCCGAACGGGAGTTTTGGCGTGCCCGCCTATACGTCCCGAATTACAGGATTGGTGAAGCCGCGCGCTATGCACACCTTTCATCGCAAACCGTAGCCAAATGGCATTCGAAGCCCGGCAGCAACCACAAATCTACGTTATCGGTTAAGCCGAAGGGTGCCTCACTTTCATACCTTCAATTGATTGAGGTGGCAGTCGTTTCCTCTTTTCGAAAGTCTGGCGTAACTCTCAAGAAGATTGCAGCTGCGCGAGAATATCTCGCCAAGCAGCTCGAAGCTGAATTCCCATTCGCGGAATATCGGTTCAAGACCGATGGCAAAGACCTCTGGATGGACTACGCCCAGTTTGAAGCAAACTCTGGCGACAAGACTTTGCTTGCTGCCTCACGCGGCGGACAACTGGCATGGAGTGATATAATCGGGCGCTTGCAAGAGTTCGATTATGAGAACGACGGCGGCTTGGCGATTCGATGGCATGTCGCGGGCCGAAATGAGGGAGTTATAATCGACCCTCGCCTGCAATTTGGTGCACCTTCTGTCGAAGGTGTGGCGACTTGGGCTTTCAAGGGCCGGTGGGACGCGGGCGAGGAAATCGACGAAATTGCGGACGATTTTGGGATAGCCAACCTGGACGTGATTACAGCACTACGTTTTGAGGGGGTGGATGTGGAAGCCGGGAGGCAAACGCGTCACTGA
- the folP gene encoding dihydropteroate synthase, protein MTTDSIYIRPIGFVPGPQAEEGDAIRLAGSMVYAHRFAVILRRDGRVVERWTCSPEHIAQVLSELPDSVGAEAETQWANLTVAHPPLSLGERTVRLDQPQVMGILNVTPDSFSDGGKFLDDPEVGKAQAAKMLEAGASIIDIGGESTKPGAQAVWEEEEIKRVRPAIEYCAAMGAAISVDTRRAGVMEAALDAGAAVVNDVSALQYDPRSAEVVARRGCPVILMHAPGTGQDLHEGGDYESVVFDVFDQLKARRDAAVAAGISADRIILDPGIGFGKTLGDNTALINALPLFHALGHPILLGASRKRMIGALSNEAPVEQRLGGSIALALAGMDAGVQMLRVHDVAETVQARNVWRGLRDAALTDFSDLAM, encoded by the coding sequence ATGACGACCGATTCGATCTACATCCGCCCGATTGGCTTTGTGCCTGGTCCGCAGGCGGAGGAGGGGGATGCGATCCGGCTGGCGGGGAGCATGGTCTATGCGCATCGCTTTGCGGTGATCCTGCGCCGCGATGGCCGCGTGGTGGAGCGGTGGACCTGCTCGCCCGAGCATATTGCGCAGGTGCTGAGCGAGCTGCCTGACAGCGTCGGGGCGGAGGCGGAGACGCAGTGGGCCAATCTCACCGTCGCGCATCCGCCGCTGTCGCTGGGCGAGCGCACCGTGCGGCTCGACCAGCCGCAGGTGATGGGCATCCTCAATGTCACACCCGACAGCTTCAGCGATGGCGGCAAGTTCCTCGACGACCCAGAAGTCGGCAAGGCGCAGGCGGCGAAGATGCTGGAGGCGGGCGCTTCGATCATCGACATCGGCGGCGAAAGCACCAAGCCCGGCGCGCAAGCGGTATGGGAAGAGGAAGAGATCAAGCGCGTGCGCCCGGCGATCGAATATTGCGCCGCGATGGGGGCAGCGATCAGCGTGGACACCCGCCGTGCCGGAGTGATGGAGGCAGCGCTCGATGCGGGCGCGGCGGTGGTCAACGATGTTTCCGCGCTGCAATACGATCCGCGCAGCGCCGAAGTGGTGGCGCGGCGCGGCTGCCCGGTGATCCTGATGCATGCGCCCGGTACGGGGCAGGATCTCCATGAAGGCGGGGACTACGAGAGCGTGGTGTTCGACGTGTTCGACCAGCTCAAGGCCCGGCGCGATGCAGCGGTGGCGGCGGGCATCTCGGCCGACCGTATCATCCTCGACCCCGGCATCGGCTTCGGCAAGACGCTGGGCGACAATACCGCGCTGATCAACGCGCTGCCGCTGTTCCATGCGCTGGGCCATCCGATCCTGCTCGGCGCGAGCCGCAAGCGGATGATCGGCGCGCTCAGCAACGAGGCCCCGGTCGAGCAGCGCCTGGGCGGCAGTATCGCACTGGCGCTGGCGGGGATGGATGCGGGCGTGCAGATGCTGCGGGTCCACGATGTCGCCGAGACAGTACAGGCGCGGAACGTGTGGCGCGGCCTGCGCGATGCGGCGTTGACGGACTTCTCGGATCTGGCGATGTGA
- a CDS encoding alkaline phosphatase D family protein, whose amino-acid sequence MKGLTMRSYLAALPLLLATPLAAQDATVEAGPDTFLTGYYEQLKQRVELPRAPVGAPLPSTAATLTRIAFGSCNHQSRGQHMWGKIAATNPDLFLLIGDNVYGDQLWNGDAALTDLRASYAKQASHPEFADFRSTVPMLTTWDDHDFGFNDGGANFAFRGWAEDIYETFWDASPEVKSRPGIYESRMFGSDGRRVQLLILDTRFFRADFDRMPFQEERPPLGPYVPSEDASKTMLGEAQWAWLEQELAKPADLRILVSSIQVLTDAHDYESWEQLPLERRKLYEMLGAREDSGLLILSGDRHAGGIYSDTPLSAGEQLWELTSSSLNLAFNNTASNTAREPDPRRLTDFISEENFGLVEIDWDAREVTLKLLGNQGEERANMTYGWQPQISDAPPIMDAPAPAPVE is encoded by the coding sequence ATGAAGGGACTCACGATGCGCTCTTACCTAGCCGCCCTGCCGCTCCTGCTGGCAACCCCGCTCGCCGCGCAGGATGCCACTGTCGAGGCTGGCCCGGACACTTTCCTCACCGGCTATTACGAGCAACTGAAACAGCGGGTCGAGCTGCCCCGCGCGCCTGTCGGTGCGCCGCTGCCATCGACCGCTGCAACGCTCACCCGCATCGCCTTCGGCAGCTGCAACCACCAGAGCCGCGGCCAGCATATGTGGGGCAAGATCGCAGCGACCAATCCCGACCTGTTCCTGCTGATCGGCGACAATGTCTATGGTGACCAGCTGTGGAACGGCGATGCGGCGCTAACCGATCTGCGCGCGTCCTATGCCAAGCAGGCTAGCCACCCCGAGTTTGCCGACTTCCGTTCGACCGTGCCGATGCTGACGACTTGGGACGACCACGATTTCGGCTTCAACGATGGCGGCGCGAACTTCGCCTTCCGTGGCTGGGCGGAAGACATCTACGAAACCTTCTGGGACGCTTCGCCTGAAGTGAAGTCGCGCCCTGGCATCTACGAAAGCCGCATGTTCGGCAGCGACGGCCGCCGCGTGCAGCTGCTCATTCTCGACACACGCTTCTTCCGCGCGGATTTCGACCGGATGCCGTTCCAGGAAGAGCGCCCGCCGCTTGGGCCTTACGTGCCGAGTGAGGATGCGTCGAAGACGATGCTGGGCGAGGCGCAATGGGCGTGGCTGGAACAAGAGCTCGCCAAGCCTGCCGACCTGCGCATCCTCGTCAGCTCCATCCAGGTACTGACCGACGCGCATGACTATGAGAGTTGGGAGCAGCTCCCGCTCGAGCGGCGCAAGCTGTATGAGATGCTGGGCGCGCGCGAGGACAGCGGGCTGCTGATCCTGTCGGGCGACCGGCATGCCGGCGGGATATACAGCGACACGCCGCTGAGCGCCGGCGAGCAGCTGTGGGAGCTGACCAGCTCTTCGCTCAACCTCGCGTTCAACAACACCGCCAGCAACACGGCCCGCGAGCCAGACCCGCGCCGCCTGACGGATTTCATCTCGGAAGAGAACTTCGGCCTCGTCGAGATCGATTGGGATGCAAGGGAAGTCACGCTCAAGCTGCTCGGCAACCAGGGCGAGGAACGGGCGAATATGACCTATGGCTGGCAGCCGCAAATCAGCGATGCGCCGCCGATCATGGACGCGCCTGCGCCAGCGCCGGTGGAGTAG